The following coding sequences lie in one Streptomyces albofaciens JCM 4342 genomic window:
- a CDS encoding DoxX family protein, with amino-acid sequence MPAQSPVTEFTERFRPHVLSLFRIVVGLLFACHGASSLFGVLGGAMGKGLTVPAGSWPGWYAAVIQLVGGLLVMVGLGTRSAAFISSGSMAYAYFSAHAGSALWPLQNGGELSALFCWAFLLLVFTGPGVWSLDRLFFGARRPAEAGVGTPREPSAV; translated from the coding sequence ATGCCCGCTCAGTCTCCGGTGACCGAGTTCACCGAACGATTCAGGCCGCACGTCCTGTCCTTGTTCCGCATCGTGGTGGGTCTGCTCTTCGCCTGCCATGGCGCGTCCTCGCTGTTCGGCGTCCTCGGCGGCGCGATGGGCAAGGGGCTGACCGTGCCCGCGGGCAGCTGGCCCGGCTGGTACGCGGCCGTCATCCAGCTCGTCGGCGGCCTCCTGGTGATGGTCGGCCTCGGCACCCGCAGCGCCGCCTTCATCAGCTCCGGCTCGATGGCGTACGCGTACTTCTCGGCCCACGCCGGCAGCGCCCTGTGGCCGCTCCAGAACGGCGGCGAACTGTCCGCGCTGTTCTGCTGGGCGTTCCTGCTGCTCGTCTTCACCGGCCCCGGCGTCTGGTCGCTGGACCGCCTGTTCTTCGGGGCCCGGCGCCCGGCGGAGGCCGGCGTGGGCACCCCGCGCGAGCCGAGCGCGGTCTGA
- a CDS encoding DedA family protein, with the protein MLESLGSLSDTPWVYAIVGLSVLLDVFVPILPSGVLVITAATTAAGTDTAAGAVSGAVRGDVHITEMLALVLCAATASVLGDLVAYRLAWRGGDRFDRAIARSRRLAAAQERLGAALTRGGGGIVVLARFAPAGRSVVSLGAGVAHRTAREFLPWSALAGLAWAAYGVALGYVGGQWLGASWISTAVSVFALFAAGSAAVFLMRRPERRAAAFAAPGAD; encoded by the coding sequence TTGTTGGAAAGCCTGGGGTCGTTGAGCGACACCCCTTGGGTCTACGCGATCGTCGGACTCTCCGTACTCCTCGACGTCTTCGTGCCCATCCTGCCCAGCGGCGTCCTGGTGATCACCGCGGCCACCACGGCGGCGGGCACCGACACCGCGGCCGGCGCCGTCTCCGGCGCGGTGCGCGGCGATGTGCACATCACCGAGATGCTGGCCCTGGTGCTGTGCGCCGCGACCGCCTCGGTCCTGGGCGACCTGGTCGCCTACCGGCTCGCCTGGCGCGGCGGCGACCGCTTCGACCGCGCCATCGCCCGCTCCCGCCGGCTGGCCGCGGCCCAGGAACGCCTCGGCGCGGCCCTGACCCGGGGCGGCGGCGGCATCGTCGTACTGGCCCGCTTCGCGCCCGCCGGACGCTCGGTGGTCAGCCTGGGCGCGGGCGTCGCGCACCGTACGGCCCGGGAGTTCCTGCCGTGGTCCGCGCTGGCCGGGCTGGCCTGGGCCGCGTACGGCGTGGCCCTGGGCTATGTGGGCGGGCAGTGGCTGGGCGCGTCGTGGATCAGCACCGCCGTCTCGGTGTTCGCGCTGTTCGCGGCGGGATCGGCGGCGGTCTTCCTGATGCGGCGGCCGGAGCGCCGGGCGGCGGCGTTCGCGGCGCCGGGAGCCGACTGA
- a CDS encoding superoxide dismutase family protein yields the protein MQTLRESSTTSDSGTEPVADGARAGGGAARVRTAAKAAGACAAGLATAGALLLAPAAVAADGDKIQKNTVDPQYSVTIAAQFARPNAQMLSSALTYDPKLVPVGSHVTVSERTDSKQTRVGLRVADLPANRTYGAHVHTGACGVRPTDAGGHYQHRKDPRTPSVDPAYANPKNEVWLDFTTNANGEGSAESRHAWNFRPGEARSVAIHERRTATGPGVAGTAGRVVACYTVPFNNSKEAGKAVAGVLKKTF from the coding sequence ATGCAGACGTTGAGGGAGTCATCGACGACGTCGGACAGCGGGACGGAACCGGTCGCGGACGGGGCACGGGCCGGGGGCGGCGCGGCGCGGGTGCGGACGGCCGCCAAGGCGGCGGGCGCCTGCGCGGCGGGTCTCGCCACGGCGGGCGCGCTCCTGCTCGCCCCGGCGGCCGTGGCGGCGGACGGTGACAAGATCCAGAAGAACACCGTCGACCCGCAGTACTCCGTGACGATCGCCGCGCAGTTCGCGCGGCCGAACGCCCAGATGCTGAGCAGCGCGCTCACCTACGATCCCAAGCTGGTGCCCGTGGGCTCCCATGTGACGGTCAGCGAGCGCACCGACAGCAAGCAGACCCGGGTCGGCCTGCGGGTGGCCGACCTGCCGGCGAACCGCACCTACGGGGCGCACGTCCACACCGGCGCCTGCGGTGTCCGCCCGACGGACGCGGGCGGGCACTACCAGCACCGCAAGGACCCGCGTACGCCGTCCGTCGACCCGGCCTACGCCAACCCGAAGAACGAGGTCTGGCTCGACTTCACGACCAACGCGAACGGCGAGGGCTCGGCCGAGTCCCGGCACGCCTGGAACTTCCGGCCCGGCGAGGCGCGCTCGGTGGCGATCCACGAGCGGCGCACCGCGACCGGGCCCGGGGTGGCGGGGACCGCCGGCCGGGTGGTGGCGTGCTACACCGTGCCGTTCAACAACTCGAAGGAGGCCGGGAAGGCCGTCGCGGGCGTGCTGAAGAAGACCTTCTGA
- a CDS encoding GNAT family N-acetyltransferase — protein MSDWQCRPETPEDIPAVRRVNLAAFETSGEADLVDALRRDPAAWLPGLSYVAVPAAEVTAEAAGSGPAPAPVAAYALLTRCHIAGEPAVALAPCAVLPAYQKQRAGSAAIRAVLDAARAAGERTAIVLGHPSYYPRFGFEPASRFGILPPQEWPDEAFLALSLDGGTPPRGTVRYAEAFGVG, from the coding sequence ATGAGCGATTGGCAGTGCCGCCCCGAGACTCCCGAGGACATCCCGGCCGTCCGCCGGGTCAACCTCGCCGCCTTCGAAACCTCCGGCGAGGCCGACCTCGTCGACGCGCTGCGGCGTGACCCGGCGGCCTGGCTGCCGGGCCTGTCGTACGTGGCCGTGCCCGCCGCCGAGGTCACCGCCGAAGCCGCGGGCTCCGGTCCGGCGCCCGCTCCCGTCGCCGCGTACGCCCTGCTCACCCGCTGTCACATAGCCGGCGAACCGGCCGTCGCGCTGGCGCCCTGCGCCGTACTGCCCGCGTACCAGAAGCAGCGCGCGGGCAGCGCCGCCATCCGGGCGGTGCTGGACGCGGCCCGCGCCGCCGGCGAGCGGACGGCCATTGTGCTGGGGCACCCGTCGTACTACCCCAGGTTCGGCTTCGAGCCCGCCTCCCGCTTCGGCATCCTGCCGCCCCAGGAGTGGCCGGACGAGGCGTTCCTGGCGCTCTCCCTGGACGGCGGCACGCCCCCGCGCGGCACGGTGCGCTACGCGGAGGCGTTCGGGGTCGGCTGA